From a single Raphanus sativus cultivar WK10039 chromosome 3, ASM80110v3, whole genome shotgun sequence genomic region:
- the LOC108845447 gene encoding uncharacterized protein LOC108845447, translated as MSIKSVHFLLVTICIASSVNAQFPFPFPFQPSPGGMPGFPFPHPFQPSPGGMPGIPGISQCWSTLMDMPGCFAEIRQSIMTGKFGSIGPACCKAFLDAEANCTQNLPFKPFFPPMLKEQCSRAAGPPTML; from the coding sequence ATGTCGATTAAGAGTGTGCACTTTCTCCTGGTGACGATATGCATTGCATCCTCTGTTAATGCTCAGTTTCCATTTCCGTTTCCATTTCAACCAAGTCCTGGTGGTATGCCAGGGTTTCCCTTTCCACATCCATTTCAACCAAGTCCAGGTGGTATGCCAGGAATTCCTGGTATAAGCCAATGTTGGTCAACACTGATGGATATGCCAGGCTGTTTTGCAGAGATCAGACAATCCATTATGACCGGTAAATTCGGAAGCATAGGTCCTGCCTGTTGTAAAGCTTTTTTAGATGCTGAAGCCAACTGcacacaaaatcttccattCAAACCGTTTTTTCCTCCTATGCTAAAGGAACAATGCTCGCGTGCTGCAGGTCCTCCAACGATGTTGTAG
- the LOC108844031 gene encoding uncharacterized protein LOC108844031, with protein sequence MPSSFSKPTPPSSPNSSPLLSRNPSEADLRLREAEERLREAMAELQRRQRSAARGYRCDHDADVSCVANAVGNLCQSFLLSYGVRVGIGILLRAFKLARGHSYSSLLDLKQLVSETDLIVREEACRIGLLFGGFTGSYHLLRCCLRKWRKKETPLNSVLAGSIAGLSVLALDDSNQRRTLALYLLARLGQAAYNSAKSKNKFHLWGSHWRHGDSLLFSLACSQVMYAFIMRPETLPKSYREFIQKTGPVARPVYQAVRECCRGGPIDVASLSAYISSKNEASDVKVEEFASIIPCSAIHPNTNSCLAQNANAMSATFKKTFPLYFSLTFVPYVVLNLQRFMASPYRTSWHSIRDSVRSTSFLSAFVGIFQAFICAHRKVASKDHKIVYWFAGGVAALSVMLEKKPRRSELALYVLPRAGDSLWEILVNRHVLPDIKNAEVALFCACMGGIMYYLEHEPDTLAPFLRGLIRRFLASQISNPSSKTRQTSSMYLQSALEKPEPSPESVEGENLKAEEKYNLEAIPGL encoded by the exons ATGCCTTCGTCCTTCTCCAAGCCGACCCCTCCCTCTTCTCCCAACAGCTCTCCCCTGCTATCCCGGAACCCCTCCGAGGCCGACCTCCGTCTCCGCGAGGCGGAGGAGCGGCTGCGCGAGGCCATGGCGGAGCTTCAGCGCAGACAGCGCTCCGCGGCGCGTGGCTACCGCTGCGATCACGACGCCGACGTCTCCTGCGTCGCCAATGCGGTCGGCAATCTCTGCCAGAGCTTCCTCCTCTCCTACGGCGTCAGGGTCGGGATCGGGATCCTCCTCCGCGCTTTCAAGCTCGCCAGAGGCCATTCTTATTCCTCTCTCCTCGATCTCAAG CAACTCGTCTCGGAGACGGATTTGATTGTTAGGGAAGAAGCGTGTCGTATTGGTCTCCTTTTTGGTGGCTTTACCGGTTCTTATCACTTACTTAGATGCTGTTTGAGGAAGTGGAGAAAGAAGGAGACGCCTTTGAATTC AGTCTTGGCAGGTTCAATTGCGGGTTTGTCTGTCCTGGCTTTAGATGACTCCAACCAGCGCCGCACGCTTGCTCTATACCTCTTGGCTAGATTAGGACAG GCGGCTTACAATTCTGCAAAGTCTAAGAACAAGTTCCATCTTTGGGGATCCCATTGGAGACATGGAGATTCTTTGCTTTTTTCTCTTGCTTGTTCCCAG GTTATGTATGCCTTTATAATGCGACCTGAAACCTTGCCAAAATCATATAGAGAATTTATTCAGAAGACAGGACCAGTTGCAAGGCCTGTCTACCAGGCTGTAAGAGAATGCTGCAGAGGTGGTCCGATCGATGTAGCTTCCTTATCAGCCTATATTTCTAGTAAAAACGAAGCCAGTGACGTGAAGGTGGAAGAGTTTGCTTCCATCATCCCTTGTTCAGCTATTCATCCAAACACTAACTCGTGTCTGGCCCAAAATGCTAACGCAATGTCAGCTACATTCAAGAAAACTTTCCCATTGTACTTCTCCCTGACTTTCGTCCCATATGTTGTTCTGAACCTACAAAGG TTCATGGCTTCTCCTTACCGGACATCTTGGCATTCAATCCGAGATTCAGTTAGATCAACTTCCTTCTTGTCTGCTTTTGTCGGGATTTTTCAG GCTTTCATATGTGCCCACAGAAAAGTTGCATCCAAGGACCACAAGATCGTTTATTGGTTTGCGGGTGGCGTAGCAGCCCTCTCCGTTATGCTGGAGAAAAAACCGAGACGCTCTGAGCTTGCTCTCTATGTTCTTCCTCGAGCAGGAGATTCTCTGTGGGAGATACTTGTCAACCGCCACGTTCTTCCCGATATTAAAAATGCCGAG GTGGCTCTATTCTGTGCATGTATGGGAGGAATAATGTATTACCTAGAACATGAACCAGATACGTTGGCTCCGTTTCTGAGAGGGCTCATCCGACGGTTTCTTGCTAGTCAAATAAGCAATCCTAGCAGCAAAACCCGTCAAACCTCTTCCATGTATCTTCAGAGTGCGTTGGAGAAGCCGGAACCGTCTCCAGAGAGCGTAGAAGGTGAAAATCTGAAAGCTGAAGAGAAGTATAACCTGGAGGCTATTCCCGGTCTTTAA
- the LOC108844032 gene encoding ankyrin repeat-containing protein At2g01680 isoform X1, translating to MDHHGNIQTNIICSLSLCLLCIITKMDAFETHQPIEILTDPLYNPFNSRSEEHVVAGKFPRQRSSVYDLDKEGFTPLHAAAGAGQVETVRAILGIDKKFCRLKGRDGKTPLHVAAMRGKTDVIREIVSTCVDCVEDETVQGQTALHLAVMHQETGAVIAIVELITETNRIEVLYKKDEQGNTALHLATWRKNRQVIEVLVEAIPEESRTFEVNAMNKMCLSSLDLLVMFPSEAGDREIYEKLTEAGAQRGGTTNVQRTTSSTSTCQERAQSHKDLVKYFTFKKHRDSPSEARSALLVVASLVATATFQASLTPPGGTWQDSYTPEVSKNTTTNTPAQQAHIAGQSIMGTFNGIAFTLFVFFNTIGFSVSLSMLNILTLGFPLRFQLQICMMAMYFSHNTAMTSVAPDHVKLYCVLITSILAAATPSLMRLLEKPMGILCQLWDSMLQKISCQ from the exons ATGGACCATCATGGTAATATTCAAACCAATATCatctgttctctctctctctgtctccttTGCATCATAACCAAAATGGATGCTTTTGAGACGCATCAACCGATAGAGATCCTGACTGATCCTCTGTATAACCCCTTTAATTCCAGGAGTGAAGAGCATGTCGTGGCCGGGAAGTTTCCACGGCAGAGGTCATCAGTCTATGATTTGGACAAAGAAGGTTTTACCCCTCTGCATGCGGCTGCAGGAGCAGGGCAAGTAGAGACCGTGAGGGCAATTTTGGGAATCGACAAGAAGTTTTGCCGGCTTAAAGGTAGAGATGGGAAGACTCCACTTCATGTGGCAGCGATGAGAGGCAAAACCGATGTGATCAGAGAGATTGTGTCAACCTGTGTTGACTGCGTAGAAGATGAGACGGTTCAAGGTCAAACTGCTTTGCATCTTGCTGTTATGCACCAAGAGACTGGAGCGGTGATAGCTATTGTTGAGTTGATCACGGAGACGAATCGAATTGAAGTGTTGTACAAGAAAGATGAACAGGGTAACACTGCTCTTCATCTAGCTACCTGGAGAAAAAATCGCCAG GTGATTGAAGTGTTGGTTGAGGCAATACCAGAAGAGTCAAGGACATTTGAGGTGAATGCTATGAACAAGATGTGTCTCTCCTCACTGGACTTGCTGGTTATGTTTCCGAGCGAAGCTGGTGATAGAGAAATCTACGAGAAGCTTACCGAAGCTGGAGCTCAAAGAGGTGGTACAACCAATGTCCAAAGAACCACTTCTTCAACTTCCACATGCCAAGAGAGAGCACAAAGCCATAAAGATCTTGTAAAGTACTTCACTTTCAAAAAGCACAGAGACTCGCCATCAGAGGCACGCAGCGCTTTACTGGTGGTGGCTTCGCTAGTCGCCACAGCCACCTTCCAAGCCAGCCTGACTCCACCAGGTGGGACCTGGCAAGATAGCTACACACCTGAAGTTTCCAAGAACACGACGACGAATACGCCGGCCCAACAAGCTCATATAGCAGGGCAGTCTATCATGGGGACCTTTAACGGAATCGCTTTCACTCTGTTTGTCTTCTTCAACACGATTGGGTTTTCGGTTTCGCTCTCTATGCTCAATATTCTCACCCTCGGGTTCCCGTTGCGGTTCCAGCTTCAGATCTGTATGATGGCTATGTACTTCTCCCACAACACGGCCATGACCAGCGTCGCGCCTGATCATGTGAAGCTTTACTGCGTTCTCATCACGTCCATCCTTGCTGCTGCCACGCCAAGTCTGATGAGGTTGCTTGAGAAGCCTATGGGCATCCTCTGTCAATTATGGGACTCCATGTTACAGAAAATCTCTTGTCAGTAG
- the LOC108844184 gene encoding polyadenylate-binding protein 1 — translation MTLNDEQEHEVYGGEIPEEEGEMETDEYEEHVGEEEGAAAAGGDEELEPGSSSKDLEDMKKRIKEIEEEAGALREMQAKAEKEMGADQDPSGAISSAEKEEVDSRSIYVGNVDYACTPEEVQQHFQSCGTVNRVTILTDKFGQPKGFAYVEFVEEDAVQNSLILNESELHGRQIKVSAKRTNVPGMRQFRGRRPFRPMRGFMPGIPFYAPYGYGRVPRFRRPMRYRPY, via the exons atgacgCTTAACGATGAGCAAGAGCACGAGGTGTACGGTGGAGAGATCCCTGAGGAGGAAGGAGAGATGGAGACGGACGAGTACGAGGAACACGTCGGTGAAGAAGAAGGCGCCGCCGCCGCCGGAGGAGACGAGGAGCTTGAGCCAGGCTCTAGCTCTAAG GATCTGGAGGATATGAAGAAGCGAATCAAGGAGATCGAGGAAGAAGCTGGAGCTTTGCGTGAAATGCAAGCCAAAGCCGAGAAAGAAATGGGCGCTGATCAAG ATCCATCAGGTGCTATTAGTTCGGCTGAGAAGGAGGAAGTTGATTCCCGTTCAATCTATGTTGGCAAT GTGGACTATGCATGTACCCCAGAGGAAGTCCAGCAACATTTCCAGTCCTGCGGAACAGTCAATAGGGTTACGATTCTGACAGACAAGTTTGGCCAACCCAAAGGTTTTGCCTACGTCGAATTCGTGGAAGAAGATGCCGTTCAGAATTCTCTTATCTTGAACGAGTCAGAGCTGCATGGTCGTCAGATAAAG GTATCAGCAAAGAGAACTAACGTCCCTGGAATGAGACAGTTCCGAGGAAGGCGTCCCTTTAGACCAATGAGAGGATTCATGCCTGGAATTCCATTTTATGCTCCTTATGGTTATGG GAGAGTTCCCAGGTTCAGACGGCCAATGCGCTACAGACCGTACTGA
- the LOC108844040 gene encoding RNA pseudouridine synthase 7 has protein sequence MKRKLEDDDAVEKPASSSSIIATSMNTSDIVLQTSSPKLSQKQDYIFHGGRRHVRPYYFEFISHVNKRWTGKTIVDLFADEFKGRQRDYYVGAVKSGRIKVDGETVPVSYIVKSSQKITHFVHRHEPPVMTDDVEILVNEPDVVTVCKPASIPVHPCGQYRKNTVVGILDAEHDLGPLFPIHRLDRLVSGLLIIARTAAKADFFRQQIEGGMVKKRYIAKVIGVFPEDEKVVDANINYNGSEGRSTAEDANSSGDDKKVKGKPACTKFTRIDTNGTHSLVLCEPVTGRTHQIRVHLQYTGHPIGNDPLYLNQQVDNLVTKIAKRIDAGERKMVSPDDYVYSSDDFSIDPMCTNCPKLIPQGYEEHDEALWLHCVRYSGTGWEYDCPYPSWASL, from the exons atgaaACGAAAGCTGGAAGACGACGACGCCGTAGAGAAACCcgcctcttcttcttctatcaTCGCCACTAGCATGAATACTAGTGACATAGTGTTACAGACATCATCTCCTAAACTCTCACAGAAGCAAGACTACATCTTCCATGGAG GGAGACGCCATGTGAGGCCGTACTACTTCGAGTTCATCTCTCAT GTGAACAAACGCTGGACTGGGAAAACAATCGTGGACTTGTTCGCTGATGAATTCAAAGGCAGACAACGTGACTACTAT gttGGGGCAGTCAAAAGTGGAAGAATCAAAGTTGATGGAGAAACTGTACCTGTTTCTTACATTGTTAAATCTTCTCAAAAGATCACTCATTTCGTCCACAG GCATGAACCACCGGTGATGACTGATGATGTAGAGATCCTTGTGAATGAACCTGATGTTGTTACTGTCTGCAAACCCGCTTCTATTCCC GTGCATCCATGTGGTCAATATCGTAAGAACACGGTTGTTGGAATCCTTGATGCTGAGCATGACCTCGGCCCTCTTTTTC CTATTCACCGATTAGACCGTTTGGTTTCTGGATTGCTCATCATAGCTAGAACTGCTGCCAAAGCTGATTTTTTCAGGCAACAG ATCGAGGGTGGAATGGTGAAGAAACGTTATATTGCAAAGGTTATTGGCGTGTTCCCAGAAGATGAG AAAGTAGTCGACGCCAACATAAACTATAATGGTAGTGAAGGAAGAAGTACAGCAGAG GACGCCAATTCAAGTGGTGATGATAAGAAGGTGAAGGGGAAGCCTGCGTGTACCAAGTTCACCAGAATCGACACAAATGGGACTCATAGCCTCGTCTTGTGTGAACCAGTGACAGGACGAACTCATCAA ATACGAGTGCATCTACAATATACAGGGCATCCCATAGGGAATGACCCGCTTTATCTCAATCAACAAGTGGATAATCTGGTGACCAAGATTGCTAAAAGGATTGATGCGGGTGAGAGAAAGATGGTGTCCCCAGACGACTACGTGTATTCTAGTGATGATTTCAGCATCGATCCAATGTGCACAAACTGCCCAAAGTTGATCCCACAagg GTACGAGGAGCATGATGAGGCTCTTTGGTTGCATTGCGTTCGATACTCTGGAACAGGATGGGAATACGATTGTCCTTATCCATCTTGGGCATCTCTTTAA
- the LOC108844041 gene encoding probable RNA methyltransferase At5g51130: MGQDNNDTKTKRKRKRSKEKKSAEKAVTNEEQKQQQQGNCSSNPSNKKKKKSQESCPFGNYKNYYGYRISNDMDEDPRLKVLKKEWFQGKDCLDIGCNSGVMTIHIAKKFGCRSILGVDIDSSLIEVARWRLRNFVRTQSQGEKKTGAADGSEEQSLSLSNGSSAAETKELFQVVSFQKENFVHSRNLDENRYDTILCLSVTKWVHLNWGDDGLITLFSKIWRLLNPGGIFVMEPQPWKSYEKNRRVSETTAMNYRNIVLRPEHFQNILLDKIGFRTVEDLTSSLSGASKGFDRQVLAFQK; the protein is encoded by the exons ATGGGTCAAGACAACAACGATACCAAgacgaagaggaagaggaagagaagcaaagagaagaagagtgcTGAGAAAGCAGTAACCAATGAAGAGCagaagcaacaacaacaagggAACTGTAGTAGCAATCcaagcaacaagaagaagaagaagagccaaGAGTCTTGTCCTTTCGGAAACTACAAAAACTACTATGGCTACAGA ATTAGCAATGACATGGATGAGGATCCTAGGCTTAAAGTGTTGAAGAAAGAATGGTTTCAAGGCAAGGACTGTCTCGACATCGGATGCAATAGCGGCGTCATGACTATCCATATTG CTAAGAAGTTTGGTTGCCGGAGCATTCTTGGAGTtgatattgattcaa GTCTCATTGAGGTTGCTCGCTGGCGTCTTAGGAATTTTGTTAGGACGCAGAGTCAAGGTGAAAAGAAGACTGGTGCAGCAGATGGTTCGGAGGAGcaatctctttctctctctaatgGCAGCAGCGCAGCAGAAACTAAAGAACTGTTTCAGGTTGTCTCGTTTCAGAAAGAGAATTTTGTTCATTCCCGTAACCTTGACGAGAATCGCTACGACACAATTCTATG TTTGAGTGTGACAAAATGGGTTCATTTGAACTGGGGTGATGATGGTTTAATCAccttgttttctaaaatttggcGGCTTCTTAATCCG gGTGGTATTTTTGTAATGGAACCTCAGCCTTGGAAATCTTACGAAAAAAATCGTCGCGTCTCTGAG ACAACTGCAATGAACTACCGAAACATTGTTTTACGTCCAGAGCATTTCCAGAATATTCTTCTTGATAAG ATTGGGTTTAGGACAGTGGAAGATCTCACATCAAGCTTGTCCGGCGCAAGCAAAGGATTTGATAGACAGGTCCTTGCCTTCCAGAAATGA
- the LOC108844711 gene encoding probable pterin-4-alpha-carbinolamine dehydratase, chloroplastic: MATTSSSPPCYVSVSFLRQLPPCTTVQYFGFSPTQRKLGGLTVARNNLAQDFLGDWGARDPYPEEIASQFGDKVLGPQSTEHKILIPNASVLSLSQLECSPVSPSQAPLSPDDATKLLHKVLGWSIMEDEAGGLKIRCMWKVRDFGCGVELINRIHKVAEASGHYPSLHLESPTQVRAELSTSSIGGLSMNDFIMAAKIDDIKTSDLSPRKRAWA; the protein is encoded by the exons ATGGCTACCACGTCATCATCTCCACCGTGTTATGTCTCCGTCTCATTCCTCCGTCAACTTCCTCCTTGCACCACGGTTCAGTACTTCGGTTTCTCACCGACCCAGCGTAAACTGGGTGGGTTAACGGTAGCCCGGAACAATCTGGCGCAGGATTTTCTCGGGGACTGGGGGGCTCGAGACCCTTACCCGGAGGAGATAGCTAGCCAGTTCGGTGATAAAGTGTTGGGACCCCAAAGCACTGAGCACAAGATTCTGATTCCTAATGCCTCTGTTCTCTCCCTCTCCCAGCTCGAATGCTCCCCTGTTTCGCCTTCGCAGGCTCCGTTATCCCCCGATGATGCAACAAAGCTCCTCCATAAG GTCTTGGGGTGGAGTATAATGGAGGATGAAGCGGGTGGTCTGAAAATAAGGTGCATGTGGAAGGTGAGGGATTTTGGGTGCGGCGTTGAACTCATTAACAGGATCCATAAGGTTGCTGAAGCTTCTGGCCATTACCCTTCTCTCCATTTGGAAAGTCCTACCCAAGTTAGAGCTGAACTATCTACCTCTTCCATTG GTGGGCTGAGTATGAACGATTTCATAATGGCGGCAAAGATAGATGACATCAAGACTTCTGATCTTTCCCCTAGGAAAAGAGCTTGGGCGTAA
- the LOC108844735 gene encoding zinc finger transcription factor YY1, which produces MEQHLQYPYQNPFERRPILKSSKAPPAVRWIKDWVPQDIVATGAKCYLRKWVTEETLKTLKEKEIEPTTTTADGSDPDSEPTSEILFLCSYDGCGKIFFDVNALRKHSHVHGERQYVCDYPGCDKKFLDSSKLKRHWLIHTGARDFVCTYEGCGKAFSLDFNLRSHMKTHSQANYHICPYSGCGKRYAHEYKLKNHLSAYHEKNAAGETPTYTPPAEKVSRTPKTPAATVYASASLERPYTCPYEGCDKAYIHEYKLKLHLKREHLPEENSKTPNLEEGSDQDVYRKHAAGNGKSQRHKQQSRAKPKMKTTPPPAKAVKKGSTSSPGKARMAKKPWRASETFEGEEEDSEETEEDRENVADGWRFGGNNVEEEDDDEETEDED; this is translated from the exons ATGGAGCAGCATCTGCAGTATCCGTATCAGAATCCATTCGAAAGACGTCCAATCCTTAAATCATCAAAGGCTCCTCCTGCTGTTAGGTGGATCAAGGACTG GGTACCACAAGATATTGTTGCTACTGGTGCCAAGTGTTATCTTCGCAAATGGGTCACAG AGGAAACGTTGAAGACActgaaagaaaaagagatagaGCCTACTACCACTACTGCGGATGGTTCAGATCCTGACTCCGAACCCACTTCTGAGATCTTGTTTCTCTGCAGCTACGATGGATGTGGCAAGATTTTCTTCGATGTTAATGCCTTGAGAAAGCATTCCCACGTCCATGGTGAAAGACAGTACGTTTGTGATTACCCTGGTTGTGATAAG AAATTTTTGGATAGTTCAAAGTTGAAGAGACATTGGCTCATTCACACCGGGGCTAGGGACTTTGTCTGCACTTATGAAGGCTGTGGAAAG GCATTCTCCTTGGATTTTAACCTCAGATCTCACATGAAGACTCATTCACAAGCAAACTATCACATCTGTCCTTACTCTGGCTGTGGCAAGAGATATGCTCATGAGTACAAGCTTAAGAACCATCTTTCTGCCTACCATGAAAAG AATGCTGCTGGAGAGACGCCTACATACACACCACCTGCAGAGAAAGTGTCTAGGACTCCCAAAACACCAGCTGCGACGGTTTACGCCTCAGCGTCTTTGGAACGTCCATACACGTGCCCTTATGAAGGGTGTGACAAGGCTTACATACATGAGTACAAGCTCAAACTCCACTTGAAGAGAGAGCATTTACCAGAAGAGAACAGCAAGACACCTAATCTAGAAGAAGGGAGTGATCAAGATGTTTACAGGAAACACGCTGCTGGTAACGGGAAAAGCCAGAGACATAAACAACAGAGCAGAGCTAAGCCGAAGATGAAGACGACACCACCACCAGCGAAAGCTGTAAAGAAAGGCTCGACCTCTTCACCGGGCAAAGCAAGGATGGCTAAGAAACCGTGGCGAGCAAGTGAAACgtttgaaggagaagaagaagatagcgAGGAGACGGAGGAAGATAGAGAGAATGTGGCTGATGGGTGGAGGTTTGGGGGAAACAAtgtggaggaggaagatgacGATGAGGAGACTGAAGATGAAGACTAA
- the LOC108845446 gene encoding uncharacterized protein LOC108845446, which produces MSVKNVYFILVSICIASSVNAQLPQFPFPLPFQPSPGTPGFPFPLPFQPIPGGMPGIPDMSKCWSIFMDMPGCFAEIRQSIITGKFGNIGPACCKAFLDAEANCTHHLPFNPFFPPMVKEQCSRVAGPPTTL; this is translated from the coding sequence ATGTCCGTTAAGAATGTGTACTTTATTCTAGTGAGTATATGCATTGCATCCTCCGTTAATGCTCAGTTACCGCAGTTTCCATTTCCACTTCCATTTCAACCAAGTCCTGGTACACCAGGATTTCCGTTTCCGCTTCCGTTTCAACCAATTCCCGGTGGTATGCCAGGAATTCCTGATATGAGCAAATGTTGGTCAATATTTATGGATATGCCCGGATGCTTTGCAGAGATCAGACAATCTATTATCACCGGCAAATTTGGTAATATAGGTCCCGCTTGTTGTAAAGCTTTTCTAGATGCTGAAGCCAACTGCACACACCATCTTCCATTCAACCCGTTTTTCCCTCCTATGGTGAAGGAACAATGCTCTCGAGTTGCCGGTCCTCCAACAACATTGTAG
- the LOC108844032 gene encoding ankyrin repeat-containing protein BDA1 isoform X2 — MLRSQMSKGVFCNRIINRDGPSWSEEHVVAGKFPRQRSSVYDLDKEGFTPLHAAAGAGQVETVRAILGIDKKFCRLKGRDGKTPLHVAAMRGKTDVIREIVSTCVDCVEDETVQGQTALHLAVMHQETGAVIAIVELITETNRIEVLYKKDEQGNTALHLATWRKNRQVIEVLVEAIPEESRTFEVNAMNKMCLSSLDLLVMFPSEAGDREIYEKLTEAGAQRGGTTNVQRTTSSTSTCQERAQSHKDLVKYFTFKKHRDSPSEARSALLVVASLVATATFQASLTPPGGTWQDSYTPEVSKNTTTNTPAQQAHIAGQSIMGTFNGIAFTLFVFFNTIGFSVSLSMLNILTLGFPLRFQLQICMMAMYFSHNTAMTSVAPDHVKLYCVLITSILAAATPSLMRLLEKPMGILCQLWDSMLQKISCQ; from the exons ATGCTACGAAGTCAAATGTCAAAGGGAGTTTTCTGTAATAGAATAATAAATCGTGATGGACCATCATG GAGTGAAGAGCATGTCGTGGCCGGGAAGTTTCCACGGCAGAGGTCATCAGTCTATGATTTGGACAAAGAAGGTTTTACCCCTCTGCATGCGGCTGCAGGAGCAGGGCAAGTAGAGACCGTGAGGGCAATTTTGGGAATCGACAAGAAGTTTTGCCGGCTTAAAGGTAGAGATGGGAAGACTCCACTTCATGTGGCAGCGATGAGAGGCAAAACCGATGTGATCAGAGAGATTGTGTCAACCTGTGTTGACTGCGTAGAAGATGAGACGGTTCAAGGTCAAACTGCTTTGCATCTTGCTGTTATGCACCAAGAGACTGGAGCGGTGATAGCTATTGTTGAGTTGATCACGGAGACGAATCGAATTGAAGTGTTGTACAAGAAAGATGAACAGGGTAACACTGCTCTTCATCTAGCTACCTGGAGAAAAAATCGCCAG GTGATTGAAGTGTTGGTTGAGGCAATACCAGAAGAGTCAAGGACATTTGAGGTGAATGCTATGAACAAGATGTGTCTCTCCTCACTGGACTTGCTGGTTATGTTTCCGAGCGAAGCTGGTGATAGAGAAATCTACGAGAAGCTTACCGAAGCTGGAGCTCAAAGAGGTGGTACAACCAATGTCCAAAGAACCACTTCTTCAACTTCCACATGCCAAGAGAGAGCACAAAGCCATAAAGATCTTGTAAAGTACTTCACTTTCAAAAAGCACAGAGACTCGCCATCAGAGGCACGCAGCGCTTTACTGGTGGTGGCTTCGCTAGTCGCCACAGCCACCTTCCAAGCCAGCCTGACTCCACCAGGTGGGACCTGGCAAGATAGCTACACACCTGAAGTTTCCAAGAACACGACGACGAATACGCCGGCCCAACAAGCTCATATAGCAGGGCAGTCTATCATGGGGACCTTTAACGGAATCGCTTTCACTCTGTTTGTCTTCTTCAACACGATTGGGTTTTCGGTTTCGCTCTCTATGCTCAATATTCTCACCCTCGGGTTCCCGTTGCGGTTCCAGCTTCAGATCTGTATGATGGCTATGTACTTCTCCCACAACACGGCCATGACCAGCGTCGCGCCTGATCATGTGAAGCTTTACTGCGTTCTCATCACGTCCATCCTTGCTGCTGCCACGCCAAGTCTGATGAGGTTGCTTGAGAAGCCTATGGGCATCCTCTGTCAATTATGGGACTCCATGTTACAGAAAATCTCTTGTCAGTAG